The sequence ATGGTTGATCTGTCCGAAAGCGGCGACCCGCTGAATGACATCAACGCGCTGGCAGAAGTCTGCGAGCCGGGTACGGTGGTTATCGCCGTAGGCCAGGTCAATGACGTACGCCTATATCGCGATCTGGTTGCCAGCGGCATCCACGACTATCTGCTGAAGCCGCTTTCGGCTGGGCAGGTGCGTGATGCGCTGACACAGGCACAGGCTGTATTTTCGGCTCCCAAGAATGCTGATCCCGATCAGGCCAAGAAGCACATTTCGACGGCTATAGTTGGAACGCGTGGCGGCGTCGGAGCATCGACTCTTGCGACATCGCTCGCATGGCTCTTCAGCACCGATCACGGCCTGCCCACAGCATTGCTCGATCTCGACGTGCATTTCGGCACCGGCGCATTGTCACTCGATCTCGAACCAGGCCGCGGCCTGACCGACGCAATCGACAATCCCAGCCGGATCGACGGCCTGTTCATCGAACGCGCTATGATCCGTGCGAACGACAATCTGGCGATCCTGTCGGCAGAAGCACCGATCAACGCACCGCTAATGACCGATGGTTCGGCATTCATGCAACTGGAGGAAGAATTCCGCCAGGCGTTTGAAATGACAATTATCGACATGCCGCGCAACATGCTGATCAACTTCCCGCACTTACTCAACGACGTAAATGTCGTGATGCTGGCAACGGAAATGACACTGGCTTCGGCCCGCGACACGATCCGTATCCTGTCCTGGCTTAAGACAAACGCTCCGCATGCAAAGCCAATCATTGTGGCCAATAAGGTCCAGTCGGGCACTGCAGAAATCAGCAAGTCCGATTTCGAGGCCTCGATTGAACGCAAGATCGACTACACCATTCCTTATGACGTGAAGGCAGCGTCGAATGCAGCCAAACTTGGCCAGACATTCGCCGACGCCAACCGTTCGACCAAGGCAGGCGGCGAGATCAAAAAGATCGCCCATGCCGTGCTCGGCGCGTCGGAAGAAGAAGACGGCGATGAGCAGCCAGCGAAAAAGTCGCTGCTCGGCAGCTTCGACCTGAAGTCGTTGCTCGCCAAGAAGAAGGAAAAGGCTCCAGCTGACGCCTGATGATCTGTGTGACGGTGCCCGCCGGTTAATCGGCGGGCACCCGGCAGACTTCATGGCACAGCTAAGCTAAGCAAAGGCGAGACCAAGAGCATGAGCATTCTACAGCTATTGCTGATCGGCGGCGGGATCATGGCCATTTTGGTCCTGAGTTACGCGGCCTTTGCTGGCCCGTCGGCTGGCAAAGAAGGCCAACGCCGGCTGGAAGCTATGCGCTTCCGCCATTCTGACAGCACCGACACAAAGGTTGAATCGCAACTCAAGAAAGCGATTGCCGCACGCAAACCAAAAACGCGCGCTGTCGCAGGCTCAGGCTCGCGTGCAGATGCCCTTGCGGTTCGGCTCGACCGGACCGGCAAGTCCTGGAGTGTGTCGCAGTATGTTTACGCATCGCTCGGCATTGCGCTGGCGATCACTGTCATCATGTATTTGAAAACCGGCGCTGTCTTGCTGTCGCTCGGCGTTGGCGCGATTTTTGGCGCGGGTATTCCGCATCTGGTCGTAAAGTTCCTGATGAATAAGCGGACCAATCAATTCAACGCAAAATTCCCTGACGCGATCGAACTTCTGGTTCGCGGCCTGCGTTCCGGCCTGCCGGTTACCGAAACACTCACGATCGTTTCGTCCGAAGTGGACGGCCCTGTCGGCGTGGAGTTTAAGGGCATCACCGAACGCATTCGGATCGGGCGAACAATGGACGAAGCCCTCCAGGAAACCGCAGACCGCTTGGGCATTGCAGAATTCAACTTCTTCTGCATCACGTTGGCGATTCAGCGTGAGACCGGCGGTAACCTCGCCGAAACGCTGTCGAACCTCGCCGACGTGCTGCGTAAACGGATGCAAATGAAACTCAAGATCCGCGCAATGAGCTCGGAATCCAAAGCTTCTGCCTACATCGTGGGCGCCCTGCCCTTTATCGTTTTCATCATGATCTGGTGGATCAACCCCGACTATATTGGTGGTTTCTTCTACGAGGATCGCCTTATCGCGGTCGGTCTTGGCGGCATGGTCTGGATGAGCCTCGGCGCATTCATCATGGCCAAGATGGTCAGCTTCGAAATCTGAGTGAGGACAGGTAAGTATCATGCTTAATACAGAACCAGGCCCCACACTTCTCGGGTTCGACGTTATCTTCGTCGGCACGATCATGGCTGCGGTGGCGGCATTTGCCATCATGGCGGCGGTCTATGCCGCCATTACCATCAAAGATCCGATGGCCAAGCGGGTCAAGGCACTCAACGAGCGCCGCGACCAGCTAAAGGCAGGTATTGTCACATCGACCGCCAAAAAGCGCGCCAGCCTTGTCCGTAAAAACGACAATACGGAAAAGATGAAAGACACCCTATCAGGCATGAAAGTGCTGCAGGATAGTCAGGTCGAGCTGATCCAGCAGAAGCTGGCATGGGCAGGCTTTCGCAACAAGGAACTGGCAGTCTATGTCATTGCCGCTCGTTCAATTGCACCCATCGTGCTGGGCGGCATCGGCTTTTTGATCTTCTATTGGTCGGATTATTTCCCTGAATGGGGCAGCTTCAAGCGGTTCATGGCCTTTGCTGCCATGGTCGGCATCGGGTACAAAGGCCCTGAAATCTATTTGAAGAACATCGCAACCAAGCGCACCAAAGAAATTCAGAAGGGCCTTCCCGACGCGCTCGACCTCTTGGTCATCTGCGCCGAGGCCGGTCTTACCGTTGACGCCGCGTTTAACCGCGTGGCCAAGGAACTAGGCCGCGCCTATCCCGAGCTCGGCGACGAATTTGCGCTGACAGCCATCGAACTCTCGTTCCTGACCGAACGTAGGATGGCCTTCAACAACCTTGCCTACCGGGTCGATCTTGACGCTGTGAAGGGCGTTGTGACCACGATGGTCCAGACAGAGCGTTACGGTACGCCGCTTGCTTCCGCATTGCGCGTGTTGTCCGCTGAATTCCGCAACGAGCGGATGATGCGCGCCGAAGAAAAGGCTGCGCGCCTTCCGGCCATTATGACCATTCCGCTTATTCTGTTTATCCTTCCGGTGCTGTTCATCGTGATCCTCGGCCCTGCGGCCTGCTCGATCAGCGACGCCTTTGCTGACGGAACACCCGGCGGCTAGGTAAGTACCATTAGGACTTTGAGTTCAGGCGGGCGTTTACGGTCAATCCCTTTGACCGAATTCGTCCGCCTGTTTTCTTATGCGGCCCAGCAACGCGCGGAACTGGGCCTGTTCGTCGGCGCTAAGCGCGGTGAAAAGTTGGCGCTCCATCTGCTCCGCGAGTGGCATGATGTCTTCGTAAACACCCTGCCCCGC comes from Altererythrobacter sp. ZODW24 and encodes:
- a CDS encoding pilus assembly protein CpaE encodes the protein MNAPWKPGAAGSRDPFAAYICDEAALDVLRPVAIELGWQPEKCNKGGLRNAVQSLSVSASPNILMVDLSESGDPLNDINALAEVCEPGTVVIAVGQVNDVRLYRDLVASGIHDYLLKPLSAGQVRDALTQAQAVFSAPKNADPDQAKKHISTAIVGTRGGVGASTLATSLAWLFSTDHGLPTALLDLDVHFGTGALSLDLEPGRGLTDAIDNPSRIDGLFIERAMIRANDNLAILSAEAPINAPLMTDGSAFMQLEEEFRQAFEMTIIDMPRNMLINFPHLLNDVNVVMLATEMTLASARDTIRILSWLKTNAPHAKPIIVANKVQSGTAEISKSDFEASIERKIDYTIPYDVKAASNAAKLGQTFADANRSTKAGGEIKKIAHAVLGASEEEDGDEQPAKKSLLGSFDLKSLLAKKKEKAPADA
- a CDS encoding type II secretion system F family protein, with the protein product MSILQLLLIGGGIMAILVLSYAAFAGPSAGKEGQRRLEAMRFRHSDSTDTKVESQLKKAIAARKPKTRAVAGSGSRADALAVRLDRTGKSWSVSQYVYASLGIALAITVIMYLKTGAVLLSLGVGAIFGAGIPHLVVKFLMNKRTNQFNAKFPDAIELLVRGLRSGLPVTETLTIVSSEVDGPVGVEFKGITERIRIGRTMDEALQETADRLGIAEFNFFCITLAIQRETGGNLAETLSNLADVLRKRMQMKLKIRAMSSESKASAYIVGALPFIVFIMIWWINPDYIGGFFYEDRLIAVGLGGMVWMSLGAFIMAKMVSFEI
- a CDS encoding type II secretion system F family protein, with product MLNTEPGPTLLGFDVIFVGTIMAAVAAFAIMAAVYAAITIKDPMAKRVKALNERRDQLKAGIVTSTAKKRASLVRKNDNTEKMKDTLSGMKVLQDSQVELIQQKLAWAGFRNKELAVYVIAARSIAPIVLGGIGFLIFYWSDYFPEWGSFKRFMAFAAMVGIGYKGPEIYLKNIATKRTKEIQKGLPDALDLLVICAEAGLTVDAAFNRVAKELGRAYPELGDEFALTAIELSFLTERRMAFNNLAYRVDLDAVKGVVTTMVQTERYGTPLASALRVLSAEFRNERMMRAEEKAARLPAIMTIPLILFILPVLFIVILGPAACSISDAFADGTPGG